From the genome of Alosa sapidissima isolate fAloSap1 chromosome 14, fAloSap1.pri, whole genome shotgun sequence, one region includes:
- the LOC121681395 gene encoding cortexin domain-containing 1-like has translation METTPDPEFVDVDKGLTLACIAFLCLLLVAMIIRCAKVIMDPYSAIPTSTWEEQHLEDTTST, from the coding sequence ATGGAGACGACGCCGGACCCCGAGTTCGTGGATGTGGACAAAGGCCTGACCCTGGCATGCATCGCCTTCCTCTGCCTGCTGTTGGTCGCCATGATCATCCGCTGCGCCAAGGTCATTATGGACCCGTACAGTGCCATCCCCACCTCCACCTGGGAGGAGCAGCACCTGGAGgacacaacatcaacataa